In Brevinematales bacterium, a single genomic region encodes these proteins:
- a CDS encoding methyl-accepting chemotaxis protein: MKPRFVGYGVKLALSIMLAILLMGILVFFVFITNVTRFFTQEFQQRVKNIAFLGSHMIDVTMFERLVSNVSPELSSNDVAGVEASEDFRIISEALNTIRESQPDLILYIYTLIRTDETNTTRFIVDADTLGLLEEGAPDDEVTHFSSEYDISEFPTMQLAFNGSNVVEDEYSYDEAYDVYSFSGYSPIWNKDKTKVLGLLGVDVGNQNMIMYLRNFQLMLLWYFLGLVGFTVVISLILSRRLTRSLKAFLKLFQSAAKGDFTVRIEERNMMFRDEINMTGVEFNTFMNALEDSVVKSKNLAEKLMEFAGEVSEAANRVASATEEQSAGVDETYSTAESFLVDIEKTAESISLQYDTVNNNISSIHDLVRDIQQVIDRVGEMKNKTGKNILSVQKSRDNINVSINEILSIGESLQAIVVHVRKISDQTKGIDNIISAIQDIAEHTSVLSINAAIEATVVGSAGKGFAVVAHEIKKLSDAASKSGKEIRLLLRHIQDSVANAMDVAQQGSAIFEKTQRFSNETGAELGNIYTSFDEANRMADEVNTIAGEQGKKSEGMMERTKQIQESYDWVKKVMDSELDGAEQIIKSMNELSKAAIENSESSQKLSELAQELEISSNELAETMSKYKTSKNGALRERTDDGKIHID, encoded by the coding sequence GTGAAACCCAGATTTGTCGGATACGGAGTCAAACTCGCTCTCTCAATCATGCTTGCGATTTTATTGATGGGGATACTCGTATTCTTTGTCTTTATTACCAATGTTACCCGGTTCTTCACTCAGGAATTTCAGCAGAGGGTCAAGAATATCGCTTTCCTGGGTTCGCACATGATCGATGTGACCATGTTCGAACGGTTAGTATCGAACGTATCCCCTGAACTTTCTTCCAACGATGTGGCCGGGGTGGAGGCGTCGGAGGATTTCAGGATTATCAGCGAGGCTCTCAATACTATCAGGGAGTCCCAGCCTGATCTGATTCTCTATATCTACACCCTTATCCGGACTGATGAAACGAATACGACACGGTTTATTGTCGACGCCGATACCCTGGGATTACTCGAGGAGGGCGCTCCCGACGATGAGGTTACTCATTTTAGCTCAGAGTACGATATCTCGGAATTTCCTACCATGCAGCTTGCATTTAATGGCAGTAATGTTGTTGAGGACGAATACTCCTATGACGAGGCTTACGATGTATATTCATTCTCGGGATATTCGCCGATCTGGAATAAAGATAAAACGAAGGTATTGGGTCTGCTGGGGGTAGATGTAGGAAATCAGAATATGATTATGTATCTGAGGAATTTCCAGTTGATGCTTTTGTGGTATTTCCTCGGATTAGTTGGTTTTACAGTTGTTATCTCGTTGATACTCTCCCGTCGTCTGACCCGTAGCCTTAAGGCTTTCCTGAAACTTTTCCAGAGCGCGGCAAAGGGCGACTTTACCGTACGTATCGAAGAAAGGAATATGATGTTCAGGGATGAGATTAACATGACAGGGGTGGAGTTTAATACATTTATGAACGCGCTTGAGGATTCGGTAGTAAAATCGAAGAATCTCGCGGAGAAATTGATGGAGTTCGCCGGCGAAGTGTCCGAGGCGGCGAACAGGGTGGCATCGGCTACAGAGGAACAATCCGCCGGTGTCGACGAGACTTATTCCACCGCGGAAAGTTTTCTGGTCGATATTGAAAAAACAGCGGAAAGTATTTCCCTACAGTACGACACCGTAAATAACAATATCAGTTCTATACACGATTTGGTGCGCGATATTCAGCAGGTGATCGACCGTGTCGGGGAGATGAAAAATAAAACCGGCAAGAATATCCTATCCGTCCAAAAGAGCCGCGATAACATCAATGTTTCGATCAATGAAATTCTTTCGATAGGGGAAAGCCTGCAGGCGATAGTTGTACATGTGCGGAAAATTTCCGATCAGACAAAGGGTATAGATAATATTATCAGCGCTATACAGGATATTGCCGAACACACCAGCGTTCTGAGTATAAACGCCGCGATCGAAGCGACTGTTGTCGGAAGCGCGGGGAAGGGGTTTGCGGTAGTAGCGCATGAAATAAAGAAACTTTCCGACGCCGCGTCGAAATCCGGCAAGGAAATACGTTTGCTTCTGCGGCATATACAGGATTCTGTTGCCAATGCTATGGATGTTGCACAGCAGGGGAGCGCGATATTCGAAAAGACCCAGCGTTTTTCCAACGAGACGGGAGCGGAACTGGGAAATATCTATACCAGTTTTGACGAGGCAAACCGTATGGCGGACGAGGTGAACACAATCGCGGGAGAGCAGGGGAAGAAGTCCGAGGGTATGATGGAACGCACGAAACAGATTCAGGAATCCTACGACTGGGTGAAAAAGGTGATGGATTCGGAGCTTGACGGCGCCGAACAGATCATCAAATCCATGAACGAATTAAGCAAGGCCGCTATCGAGAACTCGGAATCATCTCAGAAACTCTCCGAGCTCGCGCAGGAATTGGAAATCAGCAGTAACGAGCTCGCCGAGACGATGAGCAAATATAAAACAAGCAAAAACGGCGCCCTCCGCGAACGGACTGACGACGGGAAAATCCACATAGATTAA
- a CDS encoding alpha/beta hydrolase: protein MKKKTVYYLGIVFSVLMGILFTVFSVFAIIPPALPTPKTDSFIPKSIGISSMEYISIGGVRQWVTIVGQDITKPVLLYLHGGPGSPETVWFLEYNYKLTKDFVVVLWEQRGAGKSFTKAVTPESMTIEQFILDTHEITGYLKKRFITPKVYLFGHSWGAMLGMLVAQSYPGDYYAFIAAGLPVDLKKSELVSYKWVLSNAIKYGNDNAVTELTRIGAPTNGEYGGGIAAMEIERKWVMEMGGAMKGKSAFPILSKVLLFSGAYTLEDKLRYILGAEFSLKYLWPSIVALNLKNKVKSLRIPFYILQGTHDYQTPYPAAKEFFQQVKAPLKKFITFTNSAHWVLLEESETVYDVLTGTVLKDTLPIKKAKN from the coding sequence ATGAAAAAGAAGACAGTTTACTATTTAGGTATAGTTTTCAGCGTGCTGATGGGTATCCTTTTTACGGTATTTTCAGTTTTTGCGATTATACCGCCGGCTCTCCCTACGCCCAAAACGGATTCTTTTATTCCGAAGAGTATCGGGATTTCGTCGATGGAATACATCAGTATCGGCGGCGTCCGGCAATGGGTGACGATTGTCGGGCAGGATATTACGAAACCTGTTTTGTTATACCTGCACGGCGGCCCGGGGAGTCCTGAGACCGTGTGGTTTTTGGAATATAACTACAAGTTGACAAAAGATTTCGTGGTCGTGCTATGGGAACAGCGCGGCGCGGGGAAATCGTTTACTAAAGCGGTCACCCCTGAGAGCATGACTATCGAACAGTTTATACTGGATACGCACGAGATTACCGGGTATCTTAAAAAGCGTTTTATTACCCCGAAGGTCTATCTTTTCGGGCATTCCTGGGGCGCAATGCTCGGGATGCTTGTCGCGCAGAGTTATCCCGGAGATTACTACGCGTTTATCGCGGCGGGTCTTCCGGTCGACCTGAAAAAAAGCGAACTTGTCAGCTATAAGTGGGTATTATCGAACGCTATAAAGTATGGGAATGATAATGCGGTGACGGAGCTTACCCGGATAGGAGCGCCTACTAACGGGGAATACGGCGGGGGCATTGCCGCGATGGAAATCGAACGAAAATGGGTGATGGAGATGGGCGGGGCGATGAAGGGCAAGTCCGCTTTCCCGATTCTGTCGAAAGTACTGCTATTTTCCGGGGCGTACACCCTCGAGGATAAGCTGAGATATATTCTGGGAGCGGAATTCTCGTTAAAGTATCTCTGGCCGTCCATTGTAGCGCTCAATCTGAAAAATAAAGTGAAGAGCCTGAGAATCCCCTTTTATATCCTTCAGGGTACGCACGATTACCAGACCCCTTATCCCGCGGCTAAGGAGTTTTTTCAGCAGGTAAAGGCGCCGCTGAAGAAGTTTATCACCTTTACCAATTCAGCGCATTGGGTGTTACTGGAGGAGTCTGAAACGGTATATGATGTTTTAACGGGTACGGTGTTAAAGGATACGTTGCCTATCAAGAAAGCGAAAAACTAA
- a CDS encoding HD domain-containing protein yields the protein MPSEKKITVEIPVQCLSPGTVFPYNACDAEDHPVIPRHTTLSREKIHEIKEKNIEKLFYERDFNSVADPGPNSPVSKESLQKAVSFLEDVRKNIADNKTMPIAGHLNEIVSYFTREIFDFDKANICLFDAETFDDYPVTHAINVTILSILTSHLMKQEEFRVRKIGMGSLVFDIGMSMIPKEIREKTTALSDEDWKAVKQHPIHSYNYLKNDKSIDAYVLNAVLFHHELYSGGGYPLGVTYEKSNELAQMIMLSDVFDAAISPKPYRKPRQLSDTYSYLLKYSGIRFNPREDRAFLYYVSKRLGDVPVFPVDSYVILDTGEIGIVTNHPHDLYSLRPMIRIFINTRKQEKVLKYEIPLDLEQDYDRKIVERIVDPQFITNLDKIRDRYKNAGMP from the coding sequence ATGCCCAGCGAAAAAAAAATCACGGTAGAGATACCTGTTCAGTGCTTGTCCCCGGGAACCGTTTTTCCTTACAACGCATGTGACGCAGAGGATCACCCGGTCATTCCCCGTCATACCACCCTTTCCCGGGAAAAAATCCACGAAATTAAAGAGAAAAATATCGAAAAATTGTTCTATGAGCGGGATTTTAATTCCGTTGCCGACCCGGGCCCTAACTCACCCGTGAGTAAGGAATCGCTTCAAAAAGCAGTCTCTTTTCTCGAGGATGTCAGGAAAAATATTGCCGATAATAAAACTATGCCCATAGCGGGACATCTGAATGAAATTGTCTCTTATTTCACGCGGGAGATATTCGACTTCGATAAGGCTAACATCTGCTTATTTGACGCGGAAACGTTCGACGATTATCCGGTTACGCACGCGATCAACGTCACCATCCTTTCCATACTGACGTCCCACCTGATGAAACAGGAGGAGTTCCGGGTACGGAAAATCGGGATGGGGAGTCTTGTTTTCGATATCGGGATGTCTATGATTCCCAAGGAGATTCGTGAGAAAACGACTGCGCTGTCGGACGAGGATTGGAAGGCCGTCAAACAGCACCCCATTCATTCCTATAACTACCTGAAGAACGATAAAAGTATCGACGCGTATGTGCTGAACGCGGTACTCTTCCATCACGAATTATACTCCGGCGGCGGATACCCGTTGGGCGTCACCTATGAGAAGAGCAACGAGCTCGCGCAGATGATTATGCTTTCCGACGTTTTCGACGCCGCGATTTCCCCGAAACCGTACCGGAAGCCCCGCCAGTTATCGGACACCTATAGTTACCTATTAAAATACTCCGGCATCCGTTTCAACCCGCGCGAGGACAGGGCTTTCCTGTACTACGTATCCAAACGCCTCGGCGATGTGCCGGTGTTCCCGGTGGACAGCTATGTCATCCTCGATACCGGCGAGATCGGGATTGTCACCAATCACCCGCACGACCTGTACTCGCTCCGGCCGATGATACGGATATTCATCAATACCCGCAAGCAGGAAAAAGTGCTGAAGTATGAAATCCCGCTCGATCTGGAACAGGATTACGACCGGAAGATAGTCGAACGGATCGTCGACCCGCAATTTATCACCAATCTCGATAAAATCAGAGACCGTTACAAAAACGCGGGTATGCCTTAG
- the mreD gene encoding rod shape-determining protein MreD: MNSNLVKDIIYGVIIAVLLAIQTTQLFQILTVFPDMILIIVILHSIYFGELKGEIFGFFMGLLVDVMSGGIFGISAFVYTFLAWFVGVYKKYIQVSEVVSFILYMVIATILKYILYAIFYLIFSKSGLLDWGFILKMLGEGLYTSAFAALFFMGSHLLYKREEVEF, from the coding sequence ATGAACAGTAATTTAGTAAAGGACATTATCTACGGCGTGATCATCGCCGTCCTGTTAGCCATACAGACCACACAGCTTTTCCAGATACTGACCGTATTCCCCGATATGATTCTGATAATTGTAATCCTGCACAGTATATACTTCGGCGAGCTGAAGGGCGAGATATTCGGATTCTTTATGGGGCTTCTGGTCGACGTGATGTCCGGCGGGATATTCGGAATATCCGCTTTCGTTTATACTTTTCTCGCATGGTTCGTCGGGGTCTATAAGAAATATATCCAGGTCTCCGAGGTGGTTTCGTTCATACTTTATATGGTGATAGCGACCATCCTCAAATATATCCTCTACGCTATTTTCTACCTGATCTTCTCAAAATCGGGATTGCTCGATTGGGGATTTATCCTGAAGATGCTCGGTGAGGGATTATATACGTCCGCGTTCGCAGCGCTTTTCTTCATGGGTTCCCACCTGTTGTACAAACGGGAAGAGGTCGAATTCTGA
- the mreC gene encoding rod shape-determining protein MreC → MDNIYIFKNRSFLVLLILLAVSTVLMVLNINISINIRQVFSVIVVPIERGITGIGGFFNNLANGITRIDELEKELQSAQERLINYQEKVLLYSQLVDENTHLKKVLGIKENLQYQTTYARIIFRDPTLMGDYYIINKGAMDDLRDNMPVVSFDTNGNLFLVGKISEVSLNASKVKLITAKSFYLGVALEASGYVGILSGQGSWNQNCNIDYIPSEADPDIGERVVTSGESDIFPYGLMVGHVSGVSKSVMEEFFQRIYLTPEFTYSTMKDVFIIDWRPSAEANKIIENTYEQ, encoded by the coding sequence ATGGACAATATTTATATATTTAAAAACCGTTCGTTTCTAGTTTTACTGATTCTTTTAGCGGTTTCTACTGTCCTGATGGTATTGAATATCAACATCAGTATCAATATCCGTCAGGTCTTCTCAGTAATCGTCGTGCCTATCGAACGTGGGATTACCGGGATCGGCGGATTCTTCAATAACCTTGCCAACGGGATCACCCGTATCGACGAGCTCGAAAAAGAGCTGCAATCCGCGCAGGAACGACTGATCAATTATCAGGAAAAAGTCCTGCTGTACTCCCAGCTTGTCGACGAGAATACCCATCTCAAGAAAGTACTGGGTATCAAAGAAAACCTTCAATACCAGACCACCTATGCGAGAATCATCTTCCGCGATCCCACGTTGATGGGGGATTATTATATTATTAACAAGGGCGCGATGGACGACCTGCGGGACAATATGCCGGTCGTATCGTTCGACACCAACGGGAACCTCTTCCTCGTGGGCAAGATTTCCGAAGTGAGCCTGAACGCGTCGAAGGTCAAGCTGATTACCGCGAAGAGTTTCTACCTCGGCGTCGCGCTGGAAGCCAGCGGATATGTGGGGATTCTCAGCGGGCAGGGCTCTTGGAACCAGAACTGCAATATCGACTATATCCCCTCGGAGGCCGACCCGGATATCGGGGAACGCGTGGTCACGTCGGGGGAAAGCGACATCTTCCCATACGGCCTGATGGTGGGGCATGTGTCCGGCGTGAGCAAGAGCGTGATGGAGGAATTTTTCCAGCGCATCTATCTTACCCCTGAGTTCACATACTCGACCATGAAGGATGTTTTTATTATCGATTGGCGGCCGAGCGCGGAAGCGAATAAAATTATCGAGAATACGTATGAACAGTAA
- a CDS encoding rod shape-determining protein, translating to MSFINSIKELFVNDIAIDLGTANTLIYVKGRGIVLSEPSVVAIQTSTGKVIAVGREAKNMLGKTPGDIVAKRPMKEGVIADFEMVGKMMKYFIGKCQPRRKLVHPRVVIGVPSGVTEVERRAVREAASQAGATKIFLIEESRAAALGAGIPIEEPAGHMVVDIGGGTTEVSVLSLGGMVISTSIRTGGDKFDEAIMSHLKKYHNLIVGEKTAEELKIKIGSAYPLKTVETIEIKGRDAISGLPRTLKIDSVEVREALQDMVNKVLDAVRTTLDQTPPELASDIIDRGIVMTGGGSLLRGLPKFIAKNTGVPVFLAENPLTCVVLGSGTFLEQIKKYEHQYVG from the coding sequence ATGAGTTTTATTAATTCAATCAAAGAATTGTTCGTGAACGATATTGCCATCGATCTTGGGACGGCAAACACGCTGATATACGTGAAGGGGCGAGGAATTGTACTATCCGAACCTTCGGTAGTGGCCATTCAGACCAGTACGGGAAAAGTAATCGCGGTGGGACGCGAGGCGAAAAATATGCTCGGGAAGACGCCGGGCGATATTGTCGCGAAACGCCCGATGAAGGAAGGGGTGATCGCCGATTTTGAAATGGTCGGTAAGATGATGAAGTATTTCATCGGTAAATGTCAGCCCCGCCGAAAATTAGTCCATCCGCGCGTAGTGATCGGCGTACCCTCGGGGGTCACCGAAGTCGAACGCCGCGCAGTCCGCGAGGCCGCGAGCCAGGCAGGCGCGACGAAGATATTCCTGATCGAGGAATCCCGCGCCGCGGCGTTGGGAGCGGGCATACCTATCGAGGAACCCGCCGGGCATATGGTCGTCGATATAGGGGGCGGTACCACCGAAGTATCGGTACTTTCTCTCGGCGGCATGGTAATCTCCACATCGATCCGCACGGGCGGAGACAAGTTCGACGAAGCGATAATGAGCCATCTCAAGAAATATCATAACCTGATAGTCGGCGAAAAAACCGCCGAAGAACTCAAGATAAAGATCGGAAGCGCCTATCCGCTCAAGACGGTGGAAACGATCGAGATCAAGGGGCGCGACGCTATCAGCGGATTGCCGCGCACATTGAAGATAGACAGCGTGGAAGTGCGCGAGGCGTTGCAGGATATGGTGAACAAGGTTCTCGACGCGGTACGCACCACGTTGGATCAGACACCGCCGGAACTCGCGTCGGATATCATCGACCGCGGTATCGTGATGACCGGGGGAGGTTCGCTCCTTCGCGGCCTGCCGAAGTTTATCGCGAAAAATACCGGCGTGCCCGTATTCCTCGCGGAAAACCCCCTGACCTGCGTGGTTCTCGGATCGGGCACATTCCTCGAACAGATCAAGAAGTACGAGCATCAGTACGTCGGTTAA
- a CDS encoding cyclic nucleotide-binding domain-containing protein, producing the protein MKMKIPDDAAVRQLSTDIGTMLLFKHMTMGEKLEFIGMSEIVKFDKDEPVISEGQVEPFLYVVLDGAAQVMKKRDGKSVYISTLGMGDLFGEASIFVKVPRTAEILAGDNLKVLRIDRKKLLSFLFSHSDSGIKFLMIMIYGLLEKLHEANTDLSFDRKSFISQESIDLLLQDLKQ; encoded by the coding sequence ATGAAAATGAAAATACCCGATGACGCGGCGGTGCGTCAGCTTTCCACCGATATAGGAACAATGCTGTTGTTTAAACATATGACGATGGGTGAGAAACTGGAGTTTATCGGTATGAGCGAGATTGTCAAATTCGACAAGGACGAGCCGGTCATCTCCGAGGGACAGGTCGAACCGTTTCTGTATGTTGTTCTCGACGGCGCCGCCCAGGTGATGAAGAAACGCGATGGAAAAAGCGTTTACATCTCCACACTCGGTATGGGCGACCTTTTCGGCGAGGCCTCCATATTCGTAAAAGTCCCGCGTACCGCGGAAATCCTAGCGGGAGATAACCTGAAAGTGCTCCGTATCGACCGGAAGAAACTGCTGAGCTTCCTTTTCTCCCATAGCGACTCCGGGATAAAATTCCTGATGATTATGATCTACGGGCTATTGGAGAAACTCCATGAGGCGAACACCGATCTGTCGTTCGACCGGAAATCGTTTATCTCGCAGGAGAGCATCGATCTGCTTCTGCAGGATTTGAAGCAATAG